A single region of the Apodemus sylvaticus chromosome 7, mApoSyl1.1, whole genome shotgun sequence genome encodes:
- the LOC127690134 gene encoding olfactory receptor 7D4-like yields MEGENCTEVFQFLLLGLSDDPQLQHLIFGTFLFMYLVTVLGNLLIILASISDSHLHTPMYFFLSNLSFVDICFTSTTVPKMLVNIQKQSKDISYIQCLIQAYFFMVLAGMDNLLLSIMAYDRFVAICHPLNYTIIMNSQFISLLVLISWIIVLTDSLLHVLLIKQLNFSSVIEIPHFFCEITEILKVARSDTLINNIIVYVSTALLGVFPASGILFSYFQIVSSLLKMSSTVSKYKAFSTCLSHLCVVCLFYGTTLGVYLSSAVTHSSHGSTVASVMYTVVTPMLNPFIYSLRNKDVKGALGRIIRAGSYS; encoded by the coding sequence atggaaggagaaaactgtacAGAAGTTTTCCAATTTCTCCTGCTTGGCCTCTCAGATGATCCACAATTGCAGCACCTCATCTTTGGGACGTTCTTATTCATGTACCTAGTCACAGTCCTCGGGAACTTGCTCATCATCTTGGCTTCCATCTCTGATTCCCACCTCCACACTcctatgtacttcttcctctccaacCTGTCTTTTGTAGACATCTGTTTTACCTCTACCACTGTTCCAAAGATGCTGGTGAACATTCAGAAACAGAGCAAAGATATTTCGTACATACAGTGTCTCATTCAGGCATATTTCTTTATGGTTTTGGCTGGGATGGATAATCTTCTATTAAGTATAATGGCATATGACCGCTTTGTGGCCATCTGTCATCCCCTAAACTATACAATCATCATGAACTCTCAATTCATCAGCCTCCTAGTTCTGATTTCATGGATCATAGTTTTAACAGACTCCTTGCTTCATGTTCTACTGATAAAGCAACTAAACTTCTCCAGCGTCATTGAAATCCCTCATTTCTTCTGTGAAATAACAGAGATACTTAAGGTAGccagatctgacactctcatcAATAATATCATTGTATATGTGTCTACTGCCCTTCTGGGtgtgtttccagcttctggcatcCTCTTCTCTTACTTTCAGATCGTCTCCTCTTTATTAAAAATGTCCTCAACTGTAAGCAAATATAAAGCCTTTTCCACTTGTCTGTCTCACCTCTGTGTGGTCTGCTTATTCTATGGCACAACACTTGGTGTTTACCTTAGCTCTGCTGTGACCCACTCTTCCCATGGTAGTACTGTGGCATCAGTGATGTACACTGTGGTCACCCCCATGCTCAACCCCTTCATCTATAGTCTGAGGAACAAGGATGTGAAGGGGGCTCTAGGAAGAATCATAAGAGCAGGCTCTTATTCTTGA